The DNA region AAATGGCGAAATGCTTGCATGGATTCCAATATCATATCTTCTCTCTCGGGACTGATTTGTTTGGATTTAAATACATCCAAACCCAATCTCAATGGCACACGAACAAGATTAATCTTATTGAATTCAGGCTTTTTATTTTTTTGTTCGATTACATCGACAATAAGCAATCGAGCAGCATTACTTCCTATATCTATAGCGGCAAACTTCAAATTTTGAATAATTTTATTTAGTTAAATAATTATAGATTTCCACTTGCGAACGGTGAATTTCTTGACCTTTATGAGAAACATATTTATTGGACAATTTATTATCCAAAATACGTGCTTTAACATTGTCTTTTAACTGTAAAGCAATGATTTCTTTTATTTCTTTTTTGATACTGTCTTTCAATACAGGAATTGCAACCTCAATACGGTGATCTAAATTGCGTACCATCCAATCAGCAGAAGAAATATAGATTTTTTCTTTACCTCCGTTGTTAAAAATTAAAATACGTGCATGTTCCAAATATTCATCAACAATGCTTATTGCTTGTATTTTCTTTTTAAACTTCGGATTTTCTACTTTTGCACAGAAAATACCACGGATAATCAATTTTATTTCCACTCCAACTAAGGCGGCCTCATATAGCTTATCAATTAAATCATGATCACTCAATGAATTAACCTTGATAGTGATTGCTGCAGGCTTTTTTGCTTTTGCCAATTTGATCTCTCGATCTATCAGTTCTGTCAGTTGAGATCGCATACCCGTTGGACAGACCATCAGAGTTTTACATTGATTTAGATAAATCCGTGAAGCAACTTTTGGATTTTCTAAATATTTAAATAAGCGATTAATATCTGCCATTACATTACGGTTTTTGGTCATTATGAGTTGATCACAATAAAACCGAGCCGTCTTCTCATTTAGATTACCTGTGCTAACAAAACCATATTGAATTGTACTATTTTTTACACGTTTTTTTATGATGCATAGCTTGCCATGCACTTTCATATTAGGAACACCAACAAGAACAACCACTCCTTCTTCTTCTAAGCGTTCTTTCCACTCCAAATTAGCTTCTTCATCAAAACGAGCTCTCAATTCCAACATCACAGTTACTTGCTTTCCATTGCGAATTGCATTGATTAAAGCGTTGACTATTTTAGAATTAGATGCTAATCGATAAGCGGTAATTTTAATACTCGTTACATCTGGATCCATTGCCGCCTCACGAATTAAATCAATTACAGACCCAAAAGAATGATAGGGAAAAGAAAGCATAACATCTTTCTTTAACACTACATCAGTTACCCTATTAGAATTTTTAAAATCTGGATGTATAATTGGTTTCTGAACAATCGAGTTTTCTGATTTAGGGAAAACATTAGGGAAATCCATAAAATGTCTAAAATTATGAATATGACCTCCAGGTATGATATTACCTTTACGATTTATATTCATTCTTGACAACAAATATTCTAACAACCCCGCATCCATTTCCTTATCATATACAAAACGGACTGTTTTGCCTTGACGACGACTTTTTAACCCTTTTTCAATTTTTTGTACAAGTGACGTAGAAAGATCGTTATCTATATCAAACTCTGCATCTTTCGATATTTTAAATACATGCGCATCAAATTGATTGAATTCGAAATACGAGAATATAACAGGTAAATTAAACTTGATGACATCTTCCAACAAGATGATTTCATGTCTTCCTGGTGCAGACGGCGGCAATTCTTTGAATCTGCCAACGATACGAGAAGGCACTTCTATAATGGAATATTTCTGCGAATATGCAGAGTCTTTCATGCTTAAAACAACGCCGAGGTACAAACTTTTTTCTCTTAAATAAGGGAAATTTGTGATATTTTCTATTAGTAATGGTATAATATTAGATTCCACCTCTTCATCAAAATATCTTCTTACATATTGTTTTTGTTCTTCGTTAAGTTGATGATCATTGACAATATACACATGTTGACTAGCCATTTCTTTTTCGACATTTTCCCAAATTCGATTAAACTCATTTTGCTGTCGCAAAACAATAGATTGAATTTCATCTAAAATTTTCTGAGGATCTTCTTCGAAATGAAAATTAACTTTTTTACCTTTAAGATCAACCATTCTCTTCAAGGCTGCAACTCTTACTCTAAAAAACTCATCTGTATTATTAGAAAAAATACCTAAGAAATGTATCCTCTGAATCAAAGGGACAGTTGGATCATTGGCTTCCTGTAACACTCTTGCATTGAAACTTAACCAGCTAATATCTCTTGGTATGTATTCTTTTTGCTTCATCTAAATCTGTATTAATATAAATATACAACCTTGGTACTAAGTTTACAATTTCTCCATTAAAATTATAAACACTTTCACTTGGTCCGCAATTTAGAAGAATGTATCGGTTAATCTGGAAAAACAGTAAGTCTTAATATAAAAATAAAAGAACAGGTTACCTATGGATTAATTTGTCGATAACAGATGTCGTAGAATAACCACTAATGATCGGGTTGATAATAACCTTACCTCCTGCATTCTGCACCTCTTTTGCTCCCACAATCTGATCTATTGTATAATCCCCCCCTTTAACCAAAACATCTGGTTTTAGCCGTTGAATTAATTCTAAAGGTGTATTTTCATCAAAGATAACCACAGCATCAACGATAATTAAAGAAGATAACATTTCAGCTCTGTCTGATTGATTATTAATAGGACGTTCCGGACCTTTTAAACGTTTAACACTATCATCAGAATTAATCCCTACAACTAAAATATCTGCGCTTTCAGCAGCTTGAGATAATGAGGCTATATGGCCTTTGTGTAAAATATCAAAGCAACCATTGGTAAATGCAACGGTTAATCCTTTCAATCTCCATGCTTCTCGCAACAATTCAATATCTCTCGCAGAAAGAATTTTGTGTTCAGGAAAAGTTACATTTTTCATAATAACATTTTTATAAATCTAAACGTAACGATGCCGAGTTTAGATGTTATTCATTCCGTGGCCCGACAAGGTTCATTAAAACCGTAAGTTGATTTAATCTTTATTAAAAACAAAATAAATAAAATTGATTTTATTTATTTTTTAACAATTGTCGTATTTATACGAATTTATAATTTGTTTGTTCCTTCTTTAGGAAAAACAATTGTCGGTTGAAAAGATTTTGCTTCTTCAAATGGCAATATTCCATAAGAAATAATAATTATCACATCTCCAACAGCGCCCTTTCTAGCGGCCGGTCCATTAAGACAAACTGTTCCACTACCTCTCTTACCCTTTATTAGATAAGTTTCAATGCGTTCTCCATTATTGACATTAACAATCTGGATTTTCTCACCTTCTATCATATTTGCAGCATCCATTAAATCTTCATCCAATGTTAAACTACCAACGTAATTCAAATCTGCTTCCGTGATTACTGCTCTGTGAACCTTTGATTTTAATACTTGTATTTGCATAGCGTTTGCAAATTTATATTCATTTTTTGGTTATGAACAAAACTAATATTTCACCAAATCACATAATTTAATTTTAATAAAAATACATTGAGACTCAAAATATTAAATAAAAAAGACTATAGAATTTCAATTTTTGATATATATCAAAACTGAAAACATCCCATAGTCTTTTGCAAAAATTAACATTTCTACTATTTCTGACGAACAATTACACCATTCATAATAATAGTATTTCCTTCTTTTGTTTCTAAATTATATACTTTCTGTATACCACCTGCTTTTTCCTCTGAATCCCAAACTTTAAATTCTTCAATTTTGCCATTTTTAGGATTCACACTTTCAATATTTTCCCCTATTTGAATGGATCCAATGTTCTTCAATCCAGTAGTTGTTTGCATTGGATGATTAGGCGTTGCAGACAATTGTTGAATCGTCAAGGCTATATCATGACCATCATTTGAAATAATACTTTTCACGA from Rhizosphaericola mali includes:
- the ppk1 gene encoding polyphosphate kinase 1, which translates into the protein MKQKEYIPRDISWLSFNARVLQEANDPTVPLIQRIHFLGIFSNNTDEFFRVRVAALKRMVDLKGKKVNFHFEEDPQKILDEIQSIVLRQQNEFNRIWENVEKEMASQHVYIVNDHQLNEEQKQYVRRYFDEEVESNIIPLLIENITNFPYLREKSLYLGVVLSMKDSAYSQKYSIIEVPSRIVGRFKELPPSAPGRHEIILLEDVIKFNLPVIFSYFEFNQFDAHVFKISKDAEFDIDNDLSTSLVQKIEKGLKSRRQGKTVRFVYDKEMDAGLLEYLLSRMNINRKGNIIPGGHIHNFRHFMDFPNVFPKSENSIVQKPIIHPDFKNSNRVTDVVLKKDVMLSFPYHSFGSVIDLIREAAMDPDVTSIKITAYRLASNSKIVNALINAIRNGKQVTVMLELRARFDEEANLEWKERLEEEGVVVLVGVPNMKVHGKLCIIKKRVKNSTIQYGFVSTGNLNEKTARFYCDQLIMTKNRNVMADINRLFKYLENPKVASRIYLNQCKTLMVCPTGMRSQLTELIDREIKLAKAKKPAAITIKVNSLSDHDLIDKLYEAALVGVEIKLIIRGIFCAKVENPKFKKKIQAISIVDEYLEHARILIFNNGGKEKIYISSADWMVRNLDHRIEVAIPVLKDSIKKEIKEIIALQLKDNVKARILDNKLSNKYVSHKGQEIHRSQVEIYNYLTK
- the rfaE2 gene encoding D-glycero-beta-D-manno-heptose 1-phosphate adenylyltransferase, producing MKNVTFPEHKILSARDIELLREAWRLKGLTVAFTNGCFDILHKGHIASLSQAAESADILVVGINSDDSVKRLKGPERPINNQSDRAEMLSSLIIVDAVVIFDENTPLELIQRLKPDVLVKGGDYTIDQIVGAKEVQNAGGKVIINPIISGYSTTSVIDKLIHR
- the panD gene encoding aspartate 1-decarboxylase, which produces MQIQVLKSKVHRAVITEADLNYVGSLTLDEDLMDAANMIEGEKIQIVNVNNGERIETYLIKGKRGSGTVCLNGPAARKGAVGDVIIIISYGILPFEEAKSFQPTIVFPKEGTNKL